In Halarcobacter bivalviorum, a genomic segment contains:
- the thiI gene encoding tRNA uracil 4-sulfurtransferase ThiI encodes MSESKAKTQKFIVKFFPEVMVKGSKAKRQMIDQLYSNIKTILGRISKEIEYKKFFDKIEIVSPIEVVVEVRQKLLDTSGIELVLEALQFDNISTIDEMKEIVNKYSAKEIQGKTFVVRAKRSGEHEFKSTDMERNIGGFMLANNPETKGVALKNADVTINIELVHKQLNIITQKYQGLSGFPIGTQGDILSLMSGGFDSTIASYLTMKRGIKTHFVFFNLGGIAHEIGVKQVAYYLWNKFGSSHRVTFTSVPFEDVVTEIFNSTSQSYMGVTLKRLMLMASEKIADKMGIDALLTGESVAQVSSQTLRNLALIDEVTNKLVLRPLSTMNKPDIMEMANQIGTRRFAESMPEYCGVISKNPVTHGSFSRIEKEAKKFNYEVLDKAVEDAITINVDEIDADVNSIGQIDIISDISSGEYTIIDIRQSDDCIETSCETIKLPFFKLKTEFEKLPQEKQYLFYCDKGILSQLHAQYLIDSKGYKNIKVYRPQ; translated from the coding sequence ATGAGCGAATCAAAAGCAAAGACGCAAAAGTTTATTGTTAAATTTTTTCCAGAAGTGATGGTAAAAGGGAGTAAAGCAAAAAGGCAAATGATTGACCAGCTTTATAGTAACATAAAAACAATACTTGGGCGAATTAGCAAAGAGATTGAGTACAAAAAGTTTTTTGATAAGATTGAAATAGTATCTCCTATTGAAGTAGTAGTTGAAGTTAGACAAAAATTATTAGATACTTCAGGAATTGAATTAGTTTTAGAAGCATTACAATTTGATAATATCTCTACAATTGATGAAATGAAAGAGATTGTAAATAAATATTCAGCAAAAGAGATTCAAGGAAAAACTTTTGTAGTAAGAGCAAAAAGAAGTGGAGAACATGAATTTAAATCTACTGATATGGAGAGAAATATCGGTGGATTTATGTTAGCAAATAATCCAGAAACAAAAGGTGTTGCTTTAAAAAATGCTGATGTTACTATAAATATTGAACTTGTTCATAAACAGTTAAATATCATCACTCAAAAATATCAAGGTTTATCAGGTTTTCCTATTGGAACACAAGGGGATATTTTATCTCTTATGTCAGGTGGATTTGACTCAACAATCGCTTCATATTTAACTATGAAAAGAGGAATTAAAACACACTTTGTTTTCTTTAACCTTGGTGGAATCGCTCATGAAATAGGTGTAAAACAAGTTGCATATTATCTTTGGAATAAGTTTGGAAGTTCTCATAGGGTTACTTTTACTTCTGTTCCTTTTGAAGATGTTGTAACAGAAATCTTTAACTCTACAAGTCAATCATATATGGGTGTTACACTAAAAAGACTTATGCTTATGGCTTCAGAAAAAATTGCTGATAAAATGGGAATAGATGCTCTTCTTACAGGAGAGAGTGTTGCTCAAGTATCAAGTCAAACACTAAGAAATTTAGCTTTAATTGATGAAGTTACAAATAAATTAGTTTTAAGACCTTTATCAACTATGAATAAACCAGATATTATGGAAATGGCAAATCAAATAGGAACAAGAAGATTTGCTGAATCTATGCCAGAATATTGTGGAGTTATCTCTAAAAATCCAGTTACTCATGGTTCTTTTTCAAGAATAGAAAAAGAGGCTAAAAAGTTTAATTATGAAGTTTTAGATAAAGCAGTTGAAGATGCAATCACAATCAATGTAGATGAGATTGATGCCGATGTAAATAGTATAGGGCAGATTGATATTATAAGTGATATCTCAAGTGGAGAATATACTATTATTGATATTAGACAAAGTGATGATTGTATTGAAACTTCTTGTGAAACAATCAAATTACCATTTTTTAAGCTAAAAACAGAGTTTGAAAAATTACCACAAGAGAAACAATATCTTTTTTATTGTGACAAAGGTATCTTAAGTCAATTACATGCTCAATATTTAATTGATTCTAAGGGATATAAAAATATTAAAGTGTATAGACCACAGTAG
- a CDS encoding lipocalin family protein has translation MKNIFLSIVVLFLFTACSYKDPNIKSVQKVDLDRYLGSWHEIARYEHRFEKDCKNVTATYSIKENKKIKVINSCTKITTNNKTEAIGEAYAVDNTNSKLKVSFFWPFYGDYWIIMLDEDYSYAVISEPSKKYLWILSRDKRLTENIKEKILKRLKSLDYDLSKLIWTIQE, from the coding sequence ATGAAAAATATATTTCTTAGTATTGTAGTTCTATTTTTATTTACTGCTTGTTCATACAAAGACCCAAATATCAAAAGTGTGCAAAAAGTTGATTTAGATAGATATCTTGGTTCTTGGCATGAGATAGCAAGATATGAGCATCGCTTTGAAAAAGATTGTAAAAATGTAACTGCAACTTATAGTATTAAAGAGAATAAAAAAATAAAAGTTATTAATAGCTGTACTAAAATAACAACTAACAATAAAACAGAAGCTATTGGCGAAGCCTATGCAGTTGATAATACAAACTCAAAACTAAAGGTATCTTTCTTTTGGCCTTTTTATGGAGACTATTGGATTATAATGCTTGATGAAGATTATTCTTATGCAGTAATTAGTGAGCCAAGTAAGAAATATCTTTGGATTTTATCAAGAGATAAAAGATTAACTGAAAATATAAAAGAGAAGATTTTAAAAAGATTAAAGTCTTTAGATTATGATTTATCTAAACTTATTTGGACAATTCAAGAGTAA
- a CDS encoding TIGR03915 family putative DNA repair protein — MILIYDKSFEGFLTLVYEVYYKSLRPSKIADKMPNTLLLEEIVEIKTTKEKSLKVLEAIKKKFPKKCFELILNSFMCDTKEFELALLKYIILGFKDTNELFNINNPEVFYLENLQKELFHHVHKMTGFARFEELEDGTLYAKIETKFNVVYFLGKHFFKRLNNQKYIIHDINRKIAFIKNDDFIGIQNIASFEEPKLSQDEQKFKKLWTTFFKAIVIETRENKKCQQNFVPLLYRTYMTEFL, encoded by the coding sequence GTTTATTATAAAAGTTTACGCCCTTCTAAGATAGCAGATAAAATGCCAAATACCCTACTTTTAGAAGAAATAGTTGAAATTAAAACAACAAAAGAGAAGAGTTTAAAAGTTTTGGAAGCTATAAAAAAGAAGTTTCCTAAAAAATGTTTTGAACTTATATTAAACTCTTTTATGTGTGATACAAAGGAGTTTGAGCTAGCTCTTTTAAAATATATTATTTTAGGTTTTAAAGATACAAATGAACTTTTTAATATAAATAATCCTGAAGTCTTCTATTTAGAAAACCTACAAAAAGAGCTTTTTCATCATGTACATAAGATGACAGGTTTTGCTAGATTTGAAGAACTTGAAGATGGAACACTTTATGCAAAAATAGAAACTAAATTTAATGTTGTTTATTTTTTAGGTAAGCATTTTTTCAAAAGGCTAAATAATCAAAAATATATTATCCATGATATTAATAGAAAAATTGCCTTTATCAAAAATGATGATTTTATTGGAATACAAAATATTGCTTCCTTTGAAGAGCCAAAACTATCTCAAGATGAACAAAAGTTTAAAAAACTTTGGACAACTTTTTTTAAAGCAATAGTAATAGAAACAAGGGAAAATAAAAAATGTCAACAAAATTTTGTACCACTATTATATAGAACTTATATGACAGAATTTTTATAA